In the Helianthus annuus cultivar XRQ/B chromosome 11, HanXRQr2.0-SUNRISE, whole genome shotgun sequence genome, one interval contains:
- the LOC110889750 gene encoding receptor-like protein 37, which yields MASIVFQTISLVYLLVIPICTSSLLSHDEECLALFQFKQTVLHQKYNGAGGFQKFASWSNTSDSDCCLFDGVVCSNTGHVIGLDWSGSSLSGIINSNSTLFKLVHLQGPMMNICTYGSLLKTIDLSENHLSGQVSKSLGNCTNLEFLSLADNSFEDVFPLWLGTLPKLQVLLLRSNKFYGSIQGLSTISPRFQKLRIIDISNNYFSGQLPDKSFQTWNAMKSVFSGSFSVLGSQVNDLDRFGSIEFPYSMKLTNKGVKQEYLKILNIFTAMDFSCNNFEGQIPQSLQDLHGLESLNLSNNGFTSHILPYLGNLKNLESLDLSQNELSGQIPQQLLQLGFLAFLNVSYNHLDGRIPQGKQFNTFENNSYLGNPELCGKPLSKECENSRVPTVLPPTSRNEYESLLPGDIIDWMVILLGVGSGLIIGIVIGNLLYARYGDWFLARLGMRKNRWVRPLRNTRRN from the exons ATGGCTTCCATCGTCTTCCAAACCATCTCCCTTGTATACTTACTAGTCATTCCCATATGCACTTCATCGTTATTAAGCCATGATGAAGAGTGTTTAGCTTTGTTTCAGTTTAAGCAAACCGTTCTTCATCAAAAGTATAATGGTGCTGGTGGGTTTCAGAAGTTCGCTTCTTGGAGCAATACATCAGATTCTGATTGTTGTTTGTTTGACGGTGTGGTGTGTAGTAATACCGGCCATGTGATCGGACTTGACTGGAGCGGAAGCTCTCTCAGTGGAATTATCAACTCCAACAGTACCCTCTTCAAGCTTGTTCACCTTCAG GGACCAATGATGAATATATGTACATATGGAAGCCTTTTGAAGACGATTGATTTGAGCGAAAATCATTTATCTGGTCAGGTGTCAAAATCGTTGGGTAATTGTACCAATTTAGAGTTTCTTTCTCTTGCAGATAACTCTTTTGAAGATGTTTTTCCGCTTTGGTTGGGAACTCTTCCCAAGCTGCAGGTGCTCCTTTTGAGATCCAATAAATTTTATGGTTCAATTCAAGGTCTCTCGACTATTAGCCCTCGGTTTCAAAAGTTACGAATCATAGACATTTCCAACAACTATTTTAGCGGTCAATTGCCTGACAAATCATTTCAAACTTGGAATGCGATGAAATCTGTTTTTTCTGGTAGCTTCTCTGTTTTGGGATCCCAAGTTAATGATCTAGATAGATTTGGGTCCATTGAGTTTCCATACTCAATGAAGTTAACAAACAAAGGTGTCAAGCAAGAATACTTGAAAATTCTAAACATATTCACAGCCATGGATTTCTCATGCAACAACTTTGAAGGGCAGATCCCGCAATCACTCCAAGATCTTCATGGACTTGAATCTCTTAATCTTTCCAACAACGGATTTACTAGTCACATCTTGCCATATTTGGGAAACCTAAAGAATCTGGAATCATTGGATCTTTCCCAAAATGAGCTATCGGGGCAAATCCCTCAACAATTGTTGCAACTTGGCTTCCTTGCTTTTCTTAATGTGTCCTACAACCACCTTGATGGGCGCATACCACAAGGGAAACAGTTCAACACATTTGAGAACAATTCCTACTTGGGAAATCCCGAACTGTGTGGAAAACCGTTATCCAAGGAATGTGAAAATTCAAGGGTACCAACGGTACTTCCACCAACAAGCAGGAATGAGTATGAGTCTCTTCTGCCAGGTGACATAATTGATTGGATGGTGATATTATTGGGAGTCGGAAGTGGTCTGATTATTGGAATCGTTATCGGGAACCTTCTATATGCAAGGTATGGTGATTGGTTCCTTGCACGACTAGGGATGAGAAAGAACAGATGGGTAAGGCCATTAAGGAACACAAGGAGAAACTAA
- the LOC110887857 gene encoding uncharacterized protein LOC110887857, producing MVPLKKDQTGIWKTIVETKKDLTKRGVDIEKSLISKIGIGDKTLFWADTWYGDKPLKEKFPLVYQLAKEKRAKVQESYTRLNGGVLWDWAWHRTPSTDNERQQMEELLGILNQVRLSEKSDYWIWNGEEIQDFSVKAVRSTLSRNINLNETADEFFWNNWATQKCSMFVWRAIKGKIPTATKLRERGVPVPSGTCRVCGNEEETPDHVLVKCKVVENVWEQVNMWVKVHTTVKPDTLGEVFGLLNECNWTKAKKKAVHAIFLLTTWVIWKNRNEKIFRSRVGEIYRMIEEIKEESYHWMKQRTKVRLESWENWLYFSW from the coding sequence ATGGTTCCTCTGAAAAAAGATCAGACAGGTATATGGAAAACAATAGTAGAAACAAAGAAGGATTTGACCAAAAGAGGGGTGGATATTGAAAAAAGCCTTATAAGTAAAATTGGTATAGGCGACAAAACTTTATTTTGGGCAGACACGTGGTATGGAGACAAGCCTTTAAAGGAAAAATTCCCTCTCGTTTATCAACTCGCAAAGGAGAAAAGAGCAAAAGTTCAGGAAAGTTACACGAGACTTAACGGTGGAGTCTTATGGGATTGGGCATGGCATAGAACACCAAGTACGGATAATGAAAGACAACAAATGGAGGAATTGCTGGGAATACTGAATCAAGTGAGACTATCGGAAAAAAGCGACTATTGGATATGGAACGGGGAAGAGATTCAAGATTTCTCGGTAAAAGCGGTAAGAAGCACTTTGTCACgaaacataaacttaaatgaaacAGCGGATGAATTTTTCTGGAACAATTGGGCAACACAGAAGTGCAGTATGTTTGTATGGAGAGCAATAAAAGGCAAAATTCCGACAGCCACAAAACTAAGAGAAAGAGGAGTCCCGGTGCCGAGCGGAACGTGTAGAGTGTGTGGCAATGAAGAAGAAACACCGGACCACGTCCTTGTTAAATGCAAGGTAGTGGAGAACGTCTGGGAACAAGTAAACATGTGGGTTAAAGTGCATACGACAGTCAAACCTGACACACTTGGCGAGGTTTTCGGCCTGCTGAATGAATGTAACTGGACGAAGGCGAAGAAGAAAGCGGTACACGCAATTTTCCTGTTAACAACTTGGGTGATTTGgaaaaatagaaatgaaaaaaTATTCAGATCAAGAGTCGGTGAGATATACAGAATGATTGAAGAGATAAAGGAAGAATCGTATCATTGGATGAAACAAAGAACAAAGGTGCGTCTGGAATCATGGGAGAATTGGCTTTACTTTTCTTGGTAA